A window from Cytobacillus sp. IB215665 encodes these proteins:
- a CDS encoding tripeptidase T, whose amino-acid sequence MIQQDRLVNEFIELVKVDSETKYETEIAKVLKEKFLSLGVKVVEDDTTSQTGHGAGNLICTLEGTRNGVDPIYFTSHMDTVVPGNGIKPSIKDGYIVTDGTTILGADDKAGLAAMLEAIRVLKENNIAHGTIQFIITVGEESGLVGAKVLDPSQIIAKYGYAIDSDGKVGNIVVAAPTQAKIIATIHGKTAHAGVAPEKGVSAITIASKAIAQMPLGRIDEETTANIGRFEGGSQTNIVCDRVDILAEARSLVQEKMEAQVAKMKDAFESVAEQMGGKADVEVNIMYPGFKFGDGDHVVEIAKKAAKKINRPCELQRSGGGSDANVIAGFGIPTVNLAVGYEEIHTTNEKIPIEELVKCAEMVVAIIEEVAN is encoded by the coding sequence ATGATTCAACAAGATCGTCTAGTTAACGAATTTATTGAACTAGTGAAGGTAGATTCTGAAACAAAATATGAAACAGAAATAGCAAAAGTATTAAAGGAAAAATTTTTATCCTTAGGTGTAAAAGTAGTTGAAGATGATACAACTTCACAAACAGGGCATGGTGCTGGCAATTTAATTTGCACATTAGAAGGTACAAGAAATGGAGTTGACCCAATCTATTTTACGTCACATATGGATACAGTAGTACCAGGAAATGGCATCAAACCTTCGATTAAAGATGGTTACATTGTAACTGATGGCACAACGATTTTAGGTGCAGATGACAAAGCTGGATTAGCTGCAATGCTAGAAGCAATTCGTGTGTTAAAAGAAAATAATATAGCACATGGAACGATTCAATTTATTATTACTGTTGGTGAAGAGTCTGGTCTAGTCGGCGCAAAAGTATTAGACCCATCACAAATCATTGCAAAGTATGGTTATGCTATTGATAGCGATGGTAAAGTAGGTAATATTGTGGTAGCTGCACCTACGCAAGCGAAAATAATAGCAACCATCCATGGAAAAACAGCTCATGCTGGGGTTGCTCCGGAAAAAGGAGTTTCTGCAATAACAATTGCGTCAAAAGCAATTGCACAAATGCCGTTAGGCCGTATTGATGAAGAAACAACTGCAAATATTGGACGCTTTGAGGGTGGCTCCCAAACAAATATTGTTTGTGATCGTGTTGATATTTTAGCTGAGGCACGCTCATTAGTTCAAGAAAAAATGGAAGCACAAGTTGCAAAAATGAAGGATGCTTTTGAATCTGTTGCAGAACAAATGGGTGGAAAAGCTGATGTAGAAGTCAACATTATGTATCCAGGATTTAAGTTTGGTGATGGCGATCATGTTGTTGAGATCGCAAAAAAAGCTGCAAAAAAAATCAATCGTCCATGCGAACTACAAAGAAGTGGTGGGGGCAGTGACGCTAATGTAATTGCTGGGTTTGGAATTCCAACAGTTAACTTAGCAGTTGGTTATGAAGAAATACATACAACAAATGAAAAAATACCAATTGAAGAATTAGTAAAATGTGCTGAAATGGTCGTTGCAATTATTGAAGAAGTAGCGAATTAA